TGGCAGGATCCTGACGAAATATTGTAATCCGGGAGACGACGATGACGAGCAATGCCGACCTTTTCCGCCAACTCCACTCCGGTCCGGACCTGCTGATGCTGCCGAATTGCTGGGATGCCGGCAGTGCGCGCCTGCTCGAAAGCCTCGGAGCGCGGGCGGTCGCGACGACGAGCGCAGGGCTCGACTGGTCCCGGGGCTACCCCGACGGCAACCACCTTCCGGTCGCAGAGCTGGTTGCTGCCATCCGCGCCATCGCGCGCGTGATCGACGTCCCGCTCACGGTGGACATGGAAGCCGGCTATTCCAATGAGCCTGGCGAAGTGGGCGATACGGTTGCGGCCGTCGTTGATGCAGGCGCAGTCGGCATCAACCTCGAGGACGGCACGGCGCCGGCTGAGCTTCTCGCGCGAAAAATTGCCGCGGCCAGGCGCGCCGCCGAAGTGGCCGGTGTTGCGCTGTTCATCAACGCGCGCACGGATGTCTATCTGAAGGACCTCGCGCCCGAAGACAGGCGGCTCGAGGAGACACTCGCGCGTGCGACGATGTATCGCGACGCGGGAGCCGACGGGCTGTTCGTGCCGAAGCTCACGCTCGAGAGCGCAGTTCGCGAAGTGGCCGCACGCGCGAAGATGCCGCTGAACGTCCTGTTATGGCCGGGACTTGCGCGCCCCGCGCGCCTTCGCGAGCTCGGCGTGCGCCGGCTCAGCTCCGGTGCAGCGATCGCGCAGGCGGCCTGGACGCGGGCCAGGACTTTTGCCACGGCGTTTCTCGCCGGGGAAGAGGATCCCCGTGCCGAGGCTGCGGTGCCGACGTCGGAGATCAATGCGCTTTTGGCGCAGCGGATGTAATTTCCAATCGGAGAGAAAACTCGTAACTTGTGACCGCTTCCTGTGGCGTCATCTGCGCAAGAGGCCGAAAAAACCGGGCGATCCGCTACTCGCGCTTCGCCTCCTCGTAGAGGAATTCCGGCGCGAGATCCGCGCCGTTCGGCCAGACAATGGTGTGCAGCTCCGGATCGAGCCGGAATTCCCGGAACGCTTTCGGATCGCGAAGTGGCTCGAACATTTCGCCCCACAGCTCGGCTTCGAGATCGATCTCGCCACGGGTACCGTCGTCGAACGCGAGCTCGATCCTGTATCCGCCGAGATGCCGAGCGTGAGTAAGATGTGGGGTCATGACGCTACTCCAGCGGATCGATTCTCTTGAGCGGCTCTCGTCGCTGCGCGCGTTCCCAGTCGTCGAGCAGTTCCCGGCGGTGCCGGTCAAGCCATTCGAGGACCAGCTTCTGGGCGCGGCCCGGCACTGTCCCGCTCACGACCTCGCCGGCTCGGATGCTAAAGCAGATTTCCGAGTCGTGGTAGCGGGCGTAAAAACGCGGGGGCTGATGCTCGCGATAATACATCGCGATGACGATCCCGAAGAAACGTGAAATTTTCCGCCGTGGTGCACTGCTGCACCACGACGACGCATCAGCGCTACTGCAGGAAACTCGTATTTTGCGGCGTTGCCGGCCAGGCCGGCGACGCACTTCGCGGCGGAGTTCAGGGGCATCCTGCACGCCGGGGGCGTGGAGACCGTCAAGCAGTTGCGTGCCGCGAGAGGCTCGGTGCGTGTTGAAATTCTACGATCGCGCGGCCGCGTGGTGTCCGTCAGCCGACCTTTGGTACCGACATCCCGCGCACCACGGCTTCTCGTGCACCGAGGCGCACCAGCCATGCTCCGATCGCCGGTATTCCGGCAACCTTGTCGGGCATCATCGCCGAGAACGGCGTCCATGCGGCCGCGATCCACGGATAGCTGGCCATGTCGGCGATCGAGTATTCGCCGGCGATGAAATCGCGACCGCCAAGCGCGCCGTTGAAGACCGTCATGAGGCGCAGCGATTCATCGAGATAGCGCTGAATAGCCGGCGCGAGTTTTTCGGGCGCGTTGTTCATCCAGTAATTGACCTGGCCGAGGAACGGCCCGATGCCGCTCATCTGGAACATCAGCCATTCCATCGCCACCGCCCGCGCGCGCGGCTCGCTGGAAAGGAATCGCCGGTGCTGCTCCGCCAGATGAATCATGATCGCGCCCGACTCGAAGATCGCCAGCGGGCCTCCAGCCGCGTCGTGATCCACGATCGCGGGAATTTTGCCGTTCGGATTGATCGCCCGGAACTCCGGCGTGTTCTGTTCACCCTGGCCGATGTCGACCGCAATGGCGCGGTACGGGATGCCGAGTTCTTCCAGAAGAATGGAAACCTTGCGGCCGTTCGGCGTTGTCCAGGTATAGAGGTCGATCATGGGCGGTCCTCCGATGAGGACGTCGCTGACGTGTTTTGCGCGGCGTTGCAAGCCGGTGGCGGCCGCCGGGGCTCGGGCACGTCCGCGCGCAACGTCGATGACGAGGCTGCTTCTCGTTGATCGTGCGGCGGCCAGGTAGTCCCGCCGCCAGGCAAGGCGAATCCCGTCAGCCCCGCATTTGCGATTGCCGGATCCCGTCCGTCCGGCATCCGGGATTGCCGTGCTCCGGCAAGCCCGCTACACCGCCCGCATGAGCACCGTCGGACGAATCCGCGAGATCTGGCGCTACCCGGTCAAGTCGATGGGGGGCGAGAAGCTCGATCGCTGTTCGATCGGATCCCTCGGCATTCCCGGCGACCGCGGCTGGGCTCTGCGCGACGACACCCTCGGCGAGATCCGCGGTGCGCGCCGAATGCCCGTCCTGATGAAGTGCTCCGCGCGCTATCGGAAACCGCCGACCGAATCGGAAATTCCTCACGTCGATATCACGCTGCCCGATGGTTCGACGCTCGGCAGCGATGATCCTCAGGTGTCGGCCGTGCTGTCGCGACTGGTGGATCGACCAGTCACGCTGTGGCCCCGTCAACCGGCAAGCAACAAGGCCCACTACCGTCGTGCGCAACCGGGCGCGGCGCTGATGGCGCGCCTCGGGCGTACGGCGGCGATACGAAGGTTCTTTCTTACGATCCTGCGCGTGACCGGCATGGACGCCGACATCCGCGAAGAGATGAGCCGCGAGCCAGGCGAATCGCTGCCGGATCTGGCGGTGCATCCGGCCGAGCTGCTGGAATTCGTCTCGCCGCCCGGCACCTATTTCGATGCGTTCCCGATTCACGTCCTCACCACGGCAGCGCTCGAAGCGATGGCCACCGCGAACTCCGCGGCAATCTGGGACGTGCGGCGCTTCCGTCCGAACCTTCTGGTCGAAACTCCTGCGGGTGCGAGCGGGATCGTCGAGAACGGCTGGAGCAACCGGACT
This region of Candidatus Binatia bacterium genomic DNA includes:
- a CDS encoding DUF4160 domain-containing protein gives rise to the protein MYYREHQPPRFYARYHDSEICFSIRAGEVVSGTVPGRAQKLVLEWLDRHRRELLDDWERAQRREPLKRIDPLE
- a CDS encoding MOSC N-terminal beta barrel domain-containing protein; translated protein: MSTVGRIREIWRYPVKSMGGEKLDRCSIGSLGIPGDRGWALRDDTLGEIRGARRMPVLMKCSARYRKPPTESEIPHVDITLPDGSTLGSDDPQVSAVLSRLVDRPVTLWPRQPASNKAHYRRAQPGAALMARLGRTAAIRRFFLTILRVTGMDADIREEMSREPGESLPDLAVHPAELLEFVSPPGTYFDAFPIHVLTTAALEAMATANSAAIWDVRRFRPNLLVETPAGASGIVENGWSNRTLAVGRMHLSCQMPTVRCGMTTHAQGELPKDPSVLRTIVRDAGQSLGIYAGIATAGDVAAGDEVELL
- a CDS encoding glutathione S-transferase N-terminal domain-containing protein, producing the protein MIDLYTWTTPNGRKVSILLEELGIPYRAIAVDIGQGEQNTPEFRAINPNGKIPAIVDHDAAGGPLAIFESGAIMIHLAEQHRRFLSSEPRARAVAMEWLMFQMSGIGPFLGQVNYWMNNAPEKLAPAIQRYLDESLRLMTVFNGALGGRDFIAGEYSIADMASYPWIAAAWTPFSAMMPDKVAGIPAIGAWLVRLGAREAVVRGMSVPKVG
- a CDS encoding DUF2442 domain-containing protein produces the protein MTPHLTHARHLGGYRIELAFDDGTRGEIDLEAELWGEMFEPLRDPKAFREFRLDPELHTIVWPNGADLAPEFLYEEAKRE
- a CDS encoding isocitrate lyase/phosphoenolpyruvate mutase family protein, producing the protein MTSNADLFRQLHSGPDLLMLPNCWDAGSARLLESLGARAVATTSAGLDWSRGYPDGNHLPVAELVAAIRAIARVIDVPLTVDMEAGYSNEPGEVGDTVAAVVDAGAVGINLEDGTAPAELLARKIAAARRAAEVAGVALFINARTDVYLKDLAPEDRRLEETLARATMYRDAGADGLFVPKLTLESAVREVAARAKMPLNVLLWPGLARPARLRELGVRRLSSGAAIAQAAWTRARTFATAFLAGEEDPRAEAAVPTSEINALLAQRM